In Salinigranum marinum, one DNA window encodes the following:
- a CDS encoding replication factor C small subunit: MSESAQGSGSSTGREIWIEKYRPQTLGDIYGQEDTIRRLQSYVDRDDLPHLLFAGPAGVGKTTSATAIARELYGDDWRGNFLELNASDERGIDVVRDRIKNFARSQMTRKYDYRLIFLDEADSLTSDAQSALRRTMEQFSDNTRFVLSCNYSSKIIDPIQSRCAVFRFAPLSDHAVRQQIEDIAAAEGIETTDDGVDALVYYADGDMRRAINSLQAAATTGEVVDEENVYTVTSTARPEEIREMVEAAVDGDFPAARARLATLLDDVGMAGGDVIDQLHRSVWEFDLGEREAARLMDRIGEADYRIAEGANEQVQLEALLASLALND; encoded by the coding sequence ATGAGCGAGAGCGCCCAGGGGTCCGGGTCGTCGACGGGCCGCGAGATCTGGATCGAGAAGTACCGACCCCAGACACTCGGCGACATCTACGGGCAGGAGGACACGATCCGACGCCTGCAGTCCTACGTCGACCGCGACGACCTCCCGCATCTCCTCTTCGCGGGGCCGGCCGGGGTGGGCAAGACGACCTCGGCGACCGCCATCGCCCGCGAACTGTACGGCGACGACTGGCGCGGCAACTTCCTCGAACTCAACGCCTCGGACGAGCGCGGGATCGACGTCGTCCGCGACCGGATCAAGAACTTCGCGCGCTCGCAGATGACCCGGAAGTACGACTACCGGCTCATCTTCCTCGACGAGGCCGACTCGCTCACCAGCGATGCCCAGTCCGCGCTCCGCCGCACGATGGAGCAGTTCTCCGACAACACTCGGTTCGTCCTCTCGTGTAACTACTCCTCGAAGATCATCGACCCGATCCAGTCTCGGTGTGCCGTCTTCCGGTTCGCCCCCCTTTCGGATCACGCTGTCCGCCAGCAGATCGAAGACATCGCCGCGGCGGAGGGGATCGAGACGACCGACGACGGGGTCGACGCGCTCGTCTACTACGCTGACGGCGACATGCGCCGCGCGATCAACTCGCTGCAGGCCGCGGCCACGACGGGCGAGGTGGTCGACGAGGAGAACGTCTACACCGTCACCTCGACGGCGCGCCCCGAGGAGATCCGCGAGATGGTCGAGGCCGCGGTCGACGGCGACTTCCCCGCCGCGCGGGCGAGGCTCGCCACGCTCCTCGACGACGTCGGCATGGCCGGCGGCGACGTGATCGACCAGCTCCACCGGTCGGTGTGGGAGTTCGACCTCGGGGAGAGAGAGGCCGCCCGGCTGATGGACCGGATCGGCGAGGCCGACTACCGCATCGCCGAAGGGGCGAACGAACAGGTCCAGCTAGAGGCGCTGCTCGCGTCGCTCGCGCTCAACGACTGA
- a CDS encoding class I SAM-dependent methyltransferase: MTDDANGDGGGGVYDWWSRHPRLLRAFYDAVFLGREARLRRQAADALSLSPDDRVLELGSGTGNGLGPLRERVGPDGLVVGVDASTGMTRRATGRVRETGWENVHVVRGDVTRLPTVDEGFDAVYAAMSLTATADPVAAVDAAHDALRPGGRLAVLDARPFQHWPLRLLNLALVPLFRATTDWVPDADVPAAIERRFEDVTVTNYTDGTLFVAAGRRPA, from the coding sequence GTGACCGACGACGCGAACGGCGACGGGGGCGGTGGCGTCTACGACTGGTGGAGTCGCCATCCCCGGCTGCTGCGTGCGTTCTACGACGCCGTCTTCCTCGGCAGGGAGGCGCGACTCCGCCGGCAGGCCGCCGACGCGCTCTCGCTGTCGCCCGACGATCGGGTCCTCGAACTCGGGTCGGGAACGGGCAACGGCCTCGGTCCGCTCCGCGAGCGCGTCGGCCCCGATGGCCTCGTGGTCGGTGTCGACGCCAGCACGGGCATGACGCGGCGGGCGACCGGTCGCGTCCGGGAGACGGGGTGGGAGAACGTCCACGTCGTCCGCGGGGACGTGACCCGGCTTCCGACCGTCGACGAGGGGTTCGACGCGGTGTACGCCGCGATGTCGCTCACCGCGACGGCCGATCCCGTGGCCGCGGTCGACGCGGCCCACGACGCGCTCCGCCCGGGCGGCCGACTCGCCGTGCTCGACGCCCGGCCGTTCCAGCACTGGCCGCTTCGTCTCCTGAATCTCGCCCTCGTGCCGCTATTCAGGGCGACGACGGACTGGGTCCCCGACGCGGACGTTCCGGCGGCGATCGAACGCCGGTTCGAGGACGTGACCGTGACGAACTACACCGACGGGACGCTGTTCGTCGCCGCGGGGCGGAGGCCAGCGTGA
- a CDS encoding CBS domain-containing protein, with translation MNRDSRTPVADVMSTPLETISPSATVADAARTMRDHDISALVVTTSPPSIVTSTDVLDAVADGRAPADTRVDEVMTASVESVPPDLLIEEVAAMMTSLGIKHLPVVEGDDYVGMVSSTDVTAQLA, from the coding sequence ATGAACCGCGACAGCCGCACGCCCGTCGCCGATGTCATGTCGACCCCGCTGGAGACCATCTCGCCGTCGGCGACGGTCGCCGACGCCGCCCGGACGATGCGCGACCACGACATCAGCGCGCTCGTCGTCACGACGAGTCCGCCGTCGATCGTCACCAGCACCGACGTCTTAGACGCCGTCGCAGACGGCCGAGCGCCCGCCGACACGCGCGTCGACGAGGTGATGACCGCCTCGGTCGAGTCCGTCCCGCCGGACCTGCTCATCGAGGAAGTCGCCGCGATGATGACCAGCCTCGGCATCAAACACCTCCCGGTCGTCGAGGGCGACGACTACGTCGGGATGGTCTCGTCGACCGACGTTACCGCCCAACTCGCCTGA
- the samp2 gene encoding ubiquitin-like small modifier protein SAMP2: MYVTVDVVGEDSRRVELASEATYADLVRAVGYSVHEVTVLVDGRPVPEDQPVDPDREDVRVLRLVKGG, translated from the coding sequence ATGTACGTCACCGTCGACGTCGTCGGCGAGGACTCCCGACGGGTCGAACTCGCCTCGGAGGCGACGTACGCCGACCTCGTCCGCGCGGTCGGCTACAGCGTCCACGAGGTGACGGTCCTCGTCGACGGACGCCCCGTCCCCGAGGACCAACCCGTCGACCCCGACCGCGAGGACGTTCGGGTGCTCCGGCTGGTCAAGGGCGGGTGA
- a CDS encoding alcohol dehydrogenase: protein MSDTMRAAVVPEPGGEFEVVEREIPDPGPNEVRVAVDACGICHSDAFVKTGGYPGVEYPRVPGHEIAGTVDAVGADVTAWAEGDRVGAGWHGGHCFTCDPCRRGDFLQCEEAAVTGISFDGGYAEYATVPAEALAAMPESLAPVDAAPLLCAGVTTFNALRNSGARPGDLVAVQGIGGLGHLGVQYAHEAGFETVALSRSSDKRDLAADLGADHFVDASDEDPAEALQSLGGARVVLCTAPSAAAIESVVGGLGVDGEAVVVGVPGEEVGVDVQHLIGTRGAVTGWPSGHARDSQDTLEFSALRDVTPEVETFPLDDVAVAYERMMNNEARFRAVLKP from the coding sequence ATGTCCGACACCATGCGGGCGGCCGTCGTACCCGAACCGGGTGGCGAGTTCGAGGTCGTCGAGCGGGAGATCCCCGACCCGGGCCCCAACGAGGTCCGCGTCGCGGTCGACGCCTGCGGCATCTGTCACAGCGACGCGTTCGTCAAGACGGGCGGCTACCCCGGCGTCGAGTACCCACGGGTCCCGGGTCACGAGATCGCCGGCACCGTCGACGCCGTCGGCGCGGACGTCACCGCGTGGGCCGAGGGTGACCGCGTCGGCGCGGGGTGGCACGGCGGGCACTGTTTCACCTGCGACCCCTGTCGTCGCGGGGACTTCCTCCAGTGTGAGGAGGCCGCGGTGACGGGTATCTCCTTCGACGGCGGCTACGCGGAGTACGCCACGGTTCCCGCCGAGGCACTGGCGGCGATGCCCGAGTCGCTCGCGCCCGTCGACGCCGCGCCCCTGCTCTGTGCGGGCGTCACGACGTTCAACGCCCTGCGGAACAGCGGGGCTCGCCCCGGCGACCTCGTCGCCGTCCAGGGTATCGGCGGCCTCGGCCACCTCGGCGTCCAGTACGCCCACGAGGCGGGGTTCGAGACGGTCGCCCTGTCCCGCAGTTCCGACAAACGCGACCTCGCGGCCGACCTCGGGGCGGACCACTTCGTCGACGCCTCCGATGAGGACCCCGCCGAGGCGCTCCAGTCGCTCGGCGGCGCGCGCGTCGTCCTCTGTACCGCGCCGTCGGCGGCCGCCATCGAGTCGGTCGTTGGCGGCCTCGGCGTCGACGGCGAAGCCGTGGTCGTCGGCGTCCCGGGCGAGGAAGTCGGCGTCGACGTCCAGCACCTCATCGGGACGCGCGGGGCCGTCACGGGGTGGCCGTCGGGCCACGCCCGCGACTCCCAGGACACCCTGGAGTTCAGCGCCCTCCGCGACGTCACCCCCGAGGTCGAGACGTTCCCGCTCGACGACGTCGCCGTCGCCTACGAGCGCATGATGAACAACGAGGCGCGGTTCCGTGCGGTCTTAAAGCCGTAA
- a CDS encoding PAS domain S-box protein: protein MSPESPPTAASGHTIRTLHVDDDPGFAELTAEFLERNDSRISVVTEHRASDGLDRLASTDVDCVVSDYDMPGRNGIEFLAAVRAEFPDLPFILFTGKGSEEVASDAVSAGVTDYLQKEPGTDQYTVLANRIVNVTEKHRTEADLERRTRQHEAVATLGRQALEADGLSSLFDEAARLVADRLGTAYATVLEGGSETDLVLVAGAGWDDDLLGTATVEPGIDSPASHALAGAAPVVVTDLGAEERFDAPDFLVDHGIESGISVVVGAGAEPWGVLEAHATDRHQFTENDVTFVRNVANVLGAAIDRQRTEDRLRKSEARFREIAELSPDGLFRADTDGTFTYLSPAAGTLLGRPVDELVGEGFHQLVAEPSYEDAIDGFARILRGEVVRGLALTVLDDDGEPFDVEVSASPVRRDGEVVMVQGIARDITDRRRAERELQRSRERYRTLVENFPNGGVFLFDSDLRFTAVGGDELDGVGLSPEAMEGRTPSELFPPANAETLEAHYRAALDGEHRSFEDDWQGRQYHVQTIPLRNADGAVVSGMAVAQNITEDRAHERKLHQLRQRARRLTYTETVPETAQVATDVANDVIGAPLSGFHALADTGDALEPVVMADAVDDVFETVPSYPRDAEPGSCAALVWDAFERGEPLLIDDTSAYEPLTEPTPAGTALIHPVGEHGVFVVSAAEPNAYDETEKSLAEILTNSLTAALDRAEREQRLRERERLLERQNERLEEFASIVSHDLRNPLNVAQGRLALVYEDCESDHLDAVATAHGRMGALIDDLLTLAREGETAGDATVVDLAAVVEASWRHVETPAGTLVCDADRRLRASESRLQQLLENLFRNAVEHGSTGNPTAQQSGDIVGHGSTSPRSQAREDGVEHGSTSSRSEADDAVEHGSVGVTVTVGDLDDGFYVEDDGPGIPDAEREQVFEPGYSTSDAGTGFGLAIVSAVVAEHGWELDVTTGADGGARFAITGVARE, encoded by the coding sequence ATGAGCCCGGAGTCGCCGCCCACCGCGGCGTCCGGACATACGATCCGCACGCTCCACGTCGACGACGACCCCGGCTTCGCCGAACTGACGGCCGAGTTCCTCGAACGGAACGATTCGCGCATCTCCGTCGTCACGGAACACCGCGCGAGCGACGGGCTCGACCGGCTTGCGTCGACCGACGTCGACTGCGTCGTCTCCGACTACGACATGCCCGGGCGGAACGGGATCGAGTTCCTCGCCGCCGTCCGCGCGGAGTTCCCCGACCTCCCCTTCATTCTCTTCACCGGGAAGGGGTCCGAGGAGGTCGCGAGCGACGCGGTGTCGGCAGGCGTGACGGACTACCTCCAGAAGGAACCCGGCACCGACCAGTACACCGTCCTCGCGAACCGGATCGTGAACGTCACGGAGAAACACCGGACCGAGGCCGACCTCGAACGCCGGACCAGACAGCACGAAGCGGTCGCGACCCTCGGTCGGCAAGCACTCGAAGCCGACGGCCTGTCCTCGCTGTTCGACGAGGCTGCCCGTCTCGTCGCCGACCGGCTCGGAACGGCGTACGCGACGGTGCTCGAAGGCGGATCGGAGACGGACCTCGTGCTCGTCGCCGGGGCCGGGTGGGACGACGACCTGCTCGGAACGGCGACGGTCGAACCCGGGATCGACTCCCCAGCGAGCCACGCGCTTGCGGGTGCCGCACCGGTCGTCGTCACCGACCTCGGGGCCGAAGAGCGGTTCGACGCGCCCGACTTCCTCGTCGACCACGGTATCGAGAGCGGGATCAGCGTCGTCGTCGGCGCGGGAGCGGAGCCGTGGGGGGTACTGGAGGCGCACGCGACGGACAGACACCAGTTCACGGAGAACGACGTCACGTTCGTCAGGAACGTTGCCAACGTCCTCGGAGCCGCGATCGACCGACAACGCACGGAAGACCGGCTCCGAAAGAGCGAAGCGCGGTTCCGTGAGATCGCCGAACTCAGCCCCGACGGGCTCTTCAGAGCCGACACAGACGGGACGTTCACCTACCTCTCGCCCGCGGCCGGGACGCTGCTCGGCCGGCCGGTGGACGAACTCGTCGGGGAGGGCTTTCACCAGCTGGTCGCCGAGCCGAGCTACGAGGACGCGATCGACGGGTTCGCGCGCATCCTGCGCGGCGAGGTGGTCCGCGGGCTGGCGCTCACGGTCCTCGACGACGACGGGGAGCCGTTCGACGTCGAGGTGAGCGCCAGCCCCGTCCGACGCGACGGCGAGGTGGTGATGGTCCAGGGGATCGCTCGCGACATCACGGATCGTCGACGAGCCGAGCGCGAGCTCCAGCGGAGCCGCGAACGCTACCGGACGCTCGTCGAGAACTTCCCGAACGGGGGGGTCTTCCTCTTCGACAGCGATCTCCGCTTTACCGCCGTCGGCGGCGACGAACTCGACGGCGTCGGACTGAGCCCGGAGGCGATGGAGGGGCGGACTCCGTCGGAGCTGTTCCCGCCGGCCAACGCCGAGACGCTCGAGGCACACTACCGCGCCGCACTGGACGGCGAACACCGCTCGTTCGAGGACGACTGGCAGGGACGACAGTACCACGTTCAGACGATCCCGCTCCGAAACGCCGACGGAGCGGTCGTCTCCGGGATGGCCGTCGCGCAGAACATCACTGAGGATCGGGCGCACGAACGGAAGCTCCATCAGCTCCGCCAGCGGGCGCGACGGCTGACGTACACCGAGACGGTTCCCGAGACCGCCCAGGTCGCGACCGACGTCGCGAACGACGTCATCGGTGCCCCCCTGAGTGGGTTCCACGCGCTGGCCGACACCGGCGACGCGCTCGAACCGGTGGTCATGGCCGACGCCGTGGACGACGTCTTCGAGACGGTTCCGTCGTATCCTCGTGACGCGGAACCGGGCAGCTGTGCCGCGCTCGTCTGGGACGCGTTCGAGCGGGGGGAGCCGCTCCTCATCGACGACACGAGCGCGTACGAGCCGTTGACGGAGCCGACGCCGGCCGGAACCGCGCTCATCCACCCCGTGGGAGAGCACGGGGTGTTCGTCGTCTCGGCGGCCGAACCGAACGCCTACGACGAGACGGAAAAGAGCCTCGCCGAGATCCTGACGAACTCGCTCACCGCGGCGCTGGACCGCGCCGAGCGGGAACAGCGGCTCCGCGAGCGGGAGCGACTGCTCGAACGCCAGAACGAACGCCTCGAGGAGTTCGCCTCGATCGTGAGCCACGACCTCCGCAACCCTCTGAACGTGGCCCAGGGCCGGCTTGCGCTGGTGTACGAGGACTGCGAGAGCGACCACCTCGACGCCGTGGCGACCGCCCACGGCCGGATGGGCGCGCTGATCGACGACCTCCTCACGCTGGCGCGCGAGGGGGAGACGGCAGGCGACGCCACGGTGGTCGATCTGGCGGCGGTGGTCGAGGCGTCCTGGCGACACGTCGAGACGCCTGCCGGCACCCTCGTCTGCGACGCCGACCGACGCCTCCGGGCCAGCGAGAGCCGGCTCCAGCAACTGCTGGAGAACCTCTTTCGGAACGCTGTGGAACACGGTTCCACAGGCAACCCGACTGCACAGCAGTCCGGTGACATCGTCGGGCACGGCTCGACGAGCCCTCGCTCGCAGGCTCGCGAGGACGGCGTGGAACACGGGTCCACGAGCAGTCGGTCGGAAGCCGACGACGCCGTCGAGCACGGCTCCGTCGGTGTCACGGTGACCGTCGGTGACCTCGACGACGGCTTCTACGTCGAGGACGACGGCCCCGGCATCCCCGACGCCGAGCGCGAGCAGGTGTTCGAGCCGGGCTACTCCACGAGCGACGCCGGAACCGGTTTCGGACTGGCGATCGTCTCGGCGGTGGTCGCCGAGCACGGCTGGGAACTCGACGTGACGACGGGCGCAGACGGAGGCGCGCGGTTCGCGATCACGGGCGTCGCACGCGAGTGA
- a CDS encoding GAF domain-containing protein — MSNETEQSTTHTAPPSVRLVGADPAGTAATLIARGVVVTNATARDADPDSAPDHNNADADADVTVDCLVVDAAGPSDWPADATADCDGTDGVPTILYAPGPGVVSDRRRFEGYARRGDVDALCEQIRWVTGCDGWTGARTDRERGTAGGGDGNADDGNADDGNADHDDDRLATLHQGTVSLIEAATAAELFERTVDIASRLLDFDSCYIAVAEDGLLTKRAGVGDVADDPLPIDHGLVGETYRTATTHLVRDTQAEPRADPIRPTHRSGIAVPLGGVGVFVVIADEPGAFDDRDRDLAELLVRYAEGTLARIRSAAAIRERRELIENLHEGTAALAVVGTIQAAAEVAVELAERILSFDICYVGVREGDVVVPYAVSSGAPPDAARRMHVSEGLVGKTIRTGEPQLVDRVADSESEPVRDEYRSGISVPLGDAGVFQAVSCEEHAFDEGDLELAELLAGHVTETFSRLRAEADLVDQRERIARLHGHTVRLVGCHDVPELYAETVETARSVLGFDTAYVFVADGDRLVPVAQATHADHDPIDAIPLDHGVAGETYRTGTARLVRDFDTSETAVPHQAASGGGISVPLGDDAVFQAVSCDPDAFGAADLELAELLVSHVTATRERLRAEAELRGERDRLGALFENVPDAAVSYELVDDEPYVRAVNPAFERVFGFTSEELVGRNLDDYIVPPAGEEARAATRLNARLKSGESIRTECRRWTTDGVRTFILQVIPLELGRENVAGYAIYTDITERQERERELRRQNERLEEFANIVSHDLRNPLSIATGYLDLAAESGDLEAFDRVAEAHDRMGRLIEDLLSLARKGQVVGEMRSLDVATVATQAWAGVDTGRATLELPESLPADGDEGRLIELFENLFRNAVEHGSTGNPTAQQSGDIVEHGPTSSRPEADDAAEHGPTGDRTETDDDVGAGLTVRVEPLGEPDGGIEGFAVEDDGAGIPAERRESILVPGETTSDAGIGYGLSIVNRIVEAHGWSLSVTDGVDGGARFEIRF; from the coding sequence TCGACGACTCACACAGCGCCACCCAGCGTCCGCCTCGTCGGAGCCGACCCGGCGGGCACCGCCGCGACGCTCATCGCCCGCGGCGTCGTCGTGACGAACGCGACGGCACGCGACGCTGACCCCGACTCCGCCCCCGACCACAACAACGCCGATGCCGACGCCGACGTGACCGTCGACTGCCTCGTCGTCGACGCCGCGGGGCCGAGTGACTGGCCAGCGGACGCGACGGCCGACTGCGACGGCACGGACGGGGTCCCGACGATCCTCTACGCGCCCGGTCCGGGCGTCGTTTCCGATCGACGCCGGTTCGAGGGCTACGCACGGCGCGGCGACGTGGACGCGCTCTGTGAGCAGATCCGCTGGGTCACCGGCTGCGACGGGTGGACGGGGGCTCGAACGGACCGGGAACGCGGGACCGCAGGGGGCGGCGACGGGAACGCGGACGACGGAAACGCAGACGACGGAAACGCAGACCACGACGACGACCGGCTGGCGACGCTCCACCAGGGAACGGTGAGTCTCATCGAGGCGGCGACCGCCGCGGAGCTGTTCGAGCGGACCGTCGACATCGCGAGCCGCCTGCTCGACTTCGACAGCTGTTACATCGCCGTCGCCGAGGACGGCCTGCTGACGAAGCGGGCGGGCGTCGGCGACGTGGCCGACGACCCTCTCCCGATCGATCACGGGCTTGTCGGCGAGACGTATCGGACTGCAACGACGCACCTCGTCCGCGACACGCAGGCGGAGCCGCGGGCCGACCCGATTCGGCCGACTCACCGCTCGGGCATCGCCGTCCCGCTCGGCGGGGTGGGCGTCTTCGTCGTCATCGCGGACGAGCCGGGGGCCTTCGACGACCGCGACCGCGACCTCGCCGAGCTCCTCGTCCGGTACGCCGAGGGGACGCTGGCGCGGATCCGCTCGGCCGCCGCCATCCGGGAGCGACGCGAACTCATCGAGAACCTCCACGAGGGGACGGCCGCGCTGGCCGTGGTCGGGACGATCCAGGCCGCCGCCGAGGTGGCCGTCGAACTCGCCGAGCGGATCCTCTCGTTCGACATCTGCTACGTCGGCGTGCGCGAGGGCGACGTCGTCGTCCCCTACGCCGTGTCGTCAGGCGCGCCGCCCGACGCGGCCCGCCGGATGCACGTCTCAGAGGGGCTCGTCGGGAAGACCATCCGGACCGGGGAGCCACAGCTCGTCGACCGCGTCGCCGACTCGGAGAGCGAGCCGGTGCGCGACGAGTACCGCTCGGGGATCAGCGTCCCGCTCGGCGACGCCGGGGTGTTTCAGGCGGTCTCCTGCGAGGAGCACGCCTTCGACGAGGGCGACCTCGAACTCGCCGAACTGCTGGCGGGTCACGTCACGGAGACGTTCTCCCGGCTCCGTGCGGAGGCGGACCTCGTCGACCAGCGCGAACGGATCGCCCGGCTCCACGGCCACACCGTCCGGTTGGTCGGCTGTCACGACGTCCCGGAACTGTACGCCGAGACCGTCGAGACCGCCCGCTCGGTGCTCGGCTTCGACACCGCGTACGTCTTCGTCGCCGACGGCGATCGGCTCGTCCCGGTCGCACAGGCCACCCACGCCGACCACGACCCGATCGACGCCATCCCGCTGGACCACGGCGTCGCGGGCGAGACGTACCGAACCGGCACCGCGCGGCTCGTCCGCGACTTCGACACCTCCGAGACCGCGGTGCCCCACCAGGCGGCGTCGGGCGGGGGGATCAGTGTTCCCCTCGGCGACGACGCCGTCTTCCAGGCGGTGTCGTGCGACCCCGACGCGTTCGGCGCAGCCGACCTCGAACTCGCCGAACTGCTCGTCTCGCACGTGACCGCGACCCGCGAGCGCCTCCGCGCCGAGGCGGAGCTCCGCGGCGAGCGCGACCGCCTCGGCGCGCTGTTCGAGAACGTCCCCGACGCCGCCGTCTCCTACGAACTGGTCGACGACGAGCCGTACGTCCGGGCGGTGAACCCGGCGTTCGAGCGCGTCTTCGGCTTCACGAGCGAGGAACTCGTCGGACGGAACCTCGACGACTACATCGTCCCGCCGGCGGGGGAGGAAGCGCGCGCCGCGACGCGGCTGAACGCCCGACTCAAAAGCGGCGAGAGCATCCGCACTGAGTGCCGCCGGTGGACGACCGACGGGGTCCGGACGTTCATCCTGCAGGTAATCCCACTGGAACTCGGGCGGGAGAACGTCGCTGGCTACGCTATCTACACCGACATCACCGAGCGTCAGGAGCGCGAGCGGGAACTCCGCCGACAGAACGAACGCTTAGAGGAGTTCGCCAACATCGTCAGCCACGACCTCCGCAACCCGCTGTCGATCGCGACGGGCTACCTCGACCTCGCCGCCGAGAGCGGCGACCTCGAGGCGTTCGACCGCGTCGCGGAGGCGCACGACCGCATGGGTCGGCTGATCGAGGACCTCCTGTCGCTGGCGCGCAAGGGACAGGTCGTCGGCGAGATGCGGTCCCTCGACGTCGCGACCGTCGCGACGCAGGCGTGGGCCGGCGTCGACACTGGCCGTGCGACCCTCGAACTCCCCGAGTCGCTCCCGGCCGACGGCGACGAGGGGCGGCTGATCGAACTGTTCGAGAACCTCTTTCGGAACGCTGTGGAACACGGTTCCACAGGCAACCCGACTGCACAGCAGTCCGGTGACATCGTCGAGCACGGCCCGACGAGCAGTCGGCCCGAGGCCGACGACGCGGCTGAGCACGGCCCGACGGGCGATCGAACCGAGACTGACGACGACGTCGGAGCGGGGCTGACCGTCCGCGTCGAGCCGCTCGGCGAACCGGACGGCGGGATCGAGGGCTTCGCCGTCGAGGACGACGGTGCGGGCATCCCGGCCGAGCGGCGAGAGTCGATCCTCGTCCCCGGCGAGACGACGAGCGACGCCGGCATCGGCTACGGCCTCTCGATCGTCAACCGCATCGTCGAGGCGCACGGCTGGTCGCTGTCGGTCACCGACGGGGTCGACGGCGGCGCACGCTTCGAGATCCGGTTCTGA
- a CDS encoding BCCT family transporter, translating into MAVDADDDVVGETSEGLQVELFHPDTERKPGDTNIRKWGFDVHPRVFPIACLMIAVFIALTLFFRPQAEAAFGAIQTTISTTAGWFYVLSVNVFIVVILYFAFSKYGNIRIGGVHAEEEFSDFSWMAMLFSAGMGIGLMFFSVAEPVLHFGSVPPFFGGVESGTAAASSAAMATTFFHWGIHPWAIYALVGLGLAFFSFNRGLPLTFRSIFWPLLGERIYGWPGHVIDVLSVMATLFGLSTSLGIGVQQVNAGFTVLSSQFLPVTIPQAVWVQVALIGLITAIATLSVAAGLDGGVRRLSELNLYLMLGVLGLMLAVGPTLYLLGTFVSSLGTYIGVLPELAFWTETPGDAGWQSGWTIFYWGWWISWSPFVGMFIARISKGRTVREFVLGVLLLPSLFSFFWMSTFGGSALFVELETAGTLVAAVDADVATAMFELFSFFPLTVLLSVLGVTLVITFFVTSSDSGSLVVDHLTSGGKHDVPVVQRVFWAVTEGAVAAVLLLGGGLSALQTASITTGLPFAIVLLLMCYTVYLGLNTEHEILESDEFAEWIERIEAQEVVVVAADDDAVSEIQESGSSTVVDD; encoded by the coding sequence GTGGCCGTTGACGCTGACGACGACGTCGTCGGCGAGACCTCGGAGGGACTTCAGGTCGAACTGTTCCACCCGGACACCGAACGTAAACCCGGCGACACTAACATCCGCAAGTGGGGGTTCGACGTCCACCCGCGGGTGTTCCCGATCGCCTGCTTGATGATCGCCGTCTTCATCGCCCTCACTCTGTTTTTCAGGCCGCAGGCCGAGGCCGCCTTCGGGGCGATACAGACGACCATCTCCACGACCGCGGGCTGGTTCTACGTCCTCTCGGTGAACGTCTTCATCGTCGTCATCCTCTACTTCGCGTTCAGCAAGTACGGGAACATCCGCATCGGCGGCGTCCACGCCGAGGAGGAGTTCAGCGACTTCTCGTGGATGGCCATGCTGTTCAGCGCCGGCATGGGGATCGGGCTCATGTTCTTCAGCGTGGCGGAGCCGGTCTTACACTTCGGCTCCGTGCCGCCGTTTTTCGGCGGCGTCGAGAGCGGCACGGCCGCGGCCAGCAGTGCCGCGATGGCGACCACCTTCTTCCACTGGGGGATCCACCCCTGGGCGATCTACGCACTCGTCGGCCTCGGGTTGGCTTTCTTCTCGTTCAACCGCGGGCTGCCGCTGACCTTCCGGTCGATCTTCTGGCCGCTGCTCGGCGAACGGATCTACGGGTGGCCGGGCCACGTCATCGACGTCCTCTCGGTCATGGCCACGCTGTTCGGCCTCTCGACCTCGCTGGGCATCGGCGTCCAGCAGGTCAACGCCGGCTTCACCGTCCTGTCGAGTCAGTTCCTTCCGGTCACGATCCCGCAGGCCGTCTGGGTGCAGGTCGCACTGATCGGACTCATCACGGCCATCGCGACGCTGTCGGTCGCCGCCGGACTCGACGGCGGCGTCCGCCGTCTCAGCGAACTCAACCTCTATCTCATGCTCGGCGTGCTGGGCCTGATGCTGGCCGTCGGCCCCACGCTGTATCTCCTCGGGACCTTCGTGTCGAGTCTCGGCACCTACATCGGCGTGCTCCCCGAACTGGCGTTCTGGACGGAGACCCCCGGCGACGCCGGGTGGCAGAGCGGCTGGACGATCTTCTACTGGGGGTGGTGGATCTCGTGGTCGCCGTTCGTCGGCATGTTCATCGCCCGCATCTCGAAGGGTCGGACCGTCCGCGAGTTCGTGCTCGGCGTCCTCCTCCTGCCCTCACTCTTCTCGTTCTTCTGGATGTCCACCTTCGGGGGATCGGCGCTCTTCGTCGAACTGGAGACGGCCGGGACGCTGGTCGCAGCGGTCGACGCGGACGTGGCGACGGCGATGTTCGAACTGTTCTCCTTTTTCCCGCTGACGGTGTTGCTGTCGGTGCTCGGCGTCACGCTGGTGATCACGTTCTTCGTCACGTCCTCGGACTCCGGGTCGCTCGTGGTCGACCACCTGACCTCCGGCGGGAAACACGACGTCCCGGTCGTCCAGCGGGTCTTCTGGGCCGTGACCGAGGGTGCCGTCGCGGCCGTACTGTTGCTCGGTGGTGGACTGAGCGCGCTCCAGACCGCGTCGATCACCACGGGGCTCCCCTTCGCGATCGTCCTGCTGTTGATGTGTTACACGGTCTACCTTGGGCTGAACACCGAGCACGAGATCCTAGAGTCCGACGAGTTCGCCGAGTGGATCGAACGCATCGAGGCGCAAGAGGTGGTCGTCGTCGCCGCGGACGACGACGCCGTGTCGGAGATTCAAGAGAGCGGGAGCTCGACGGTCGTCGACGACTGA